TGGAGCCGAGTGGAGGGGCCTCGCCAGGCGGCGGCCGGAGAAGCCGAGGGTCCCGCCGGAGGCTGGGGTGTTTTCCCCTTGGGGTCTCGTGCCTCTCGCCGCCCCTGCGGCTGCCCCCTAGGCGGGGAGGACTCGTCGGGTACACCGGCCGCGACCCCCCGCGCTGCCTGCTGCTGTGCGCCGCGACCCGCCGAGGACGAGCCTCCCGCGCCGCCAGCCGTGTGCCCCAGGAAGCGCGGCGCGGCGGGGGTGGGCGGCGGCCCAACGAGCTTCCCGGCGCCCGGCTCGACCCCGCTCAAGAAGCCCCGCCGGAACCTGGAGCAGCCGCCGAGCGGGGGAGAGGACGACGACACGGAGGAGATGGATACCGGGAACGTGGCTAACCTCATCAGCATCTTTGGTTCCAGCTTCTCGGGACTCTTACGGAAAAGCCCCGGGGGCggccgggaggaagaggagggagagaagagcgGTCCGGAAGCCGCCGAGCCCGGGCAGATCTGCTGCGATAAGCCGGTGCTGAGAGACATGAAC
The DNA window shown above is from Callithrix jacchus isolate 240 chromosome 18, calJac240_pri, whole genome shotgun sequence and carries:
- the IER5 gene encoding immediate early response gene 5 protein — translated: MEFKLEAHRIVSISLGKIYNSRVQRGGIKLHKNLLVSLVLRSARQVYLSDPCPGLYLAGPAGIPAPPPQQLGEPAAGPPAGWGEPPPPAAGASWADTEPQPEGSAVSEAPRVGDAVPEATVTGVGVVPQGGAADAAKAAWSRVEGPRQAAAGEAEGPAGGWGVFPLGSRASRRPCGCPLGGEDSSGTPAATPRAACCCAPRPAEDEPPAPPAVCPRKRGAAGVGGGPTSFPAPGSTPLKKPRRNLEQPPSGGEDDDTEEMDTGNVANLISIFGSSFSGLLRKSPGGGREEEEGEKSGPEAAEPGQICCDKPVLRDMNPWSTAIVAF